From Paraburkholderia sabiae, a single genomic window includes:
- a CDS encoding CYTH domain-containing protein: MGMEHEIKLALPTDQVGAATQWFIQRAGGAGRTITLENSYFDTPSLTLARAKSAVRVRRTPDGWLQTYKTVGTSTGGLHSRHEWEMPVKGNALEIDALLEACDDEPSKEALRSARDELIHLFSTNFSRTIWHVSVDGADIEAAIDQGEVLADVNGEQRRAPICEVELELKHGEASALNTLSAELANAVHGLRPDDVSKAQRGYRLREGGSK, translated from the coding sequence ATGGGCATGGAACACGAGATCAAGCTGGCGCTGCCGACCGATCAGGTCGGCGCGGCCACGCAATGGTTCATTCAGCGTGCAGGCGGCGCGGGCCGCACGATCACGCTGGAAAACAGCTATTTCGACACGCCGTCGCTGACGCTCGCGCGCGCGAAAAGCGCGGTGCGCGTGCGCCGCACGCCGGACGGCTGGCTGCAGACGTACAAGACAGTCGGCACGTCGACGGGCGGTTTGCACAGCCGGCACGAGTGGGAAATGCCCGTCAAAGGCAACGCGCTCGAAATCGACGCGCTGCTCGAAGCGTGCGACGACGAGCCGTCGAAAGAAGCGCTGCGCAGCGCGCGTGACGAACTGATTCATCTGTTCAGCACGAATTTCTCGCGCACGATCTGGCATGTGAGCGTCGACGGCGCGGATATCGAAGCGGCCATCGATCAAGGCGAAGTTCTCGCCGACGTGAACGGCGAACAGCGTCGTGCGCCGATCTGCGAAGTCGAGCTGGAACTGAAGCACGGCGAGGCGAGCGCGCTGAACACGTTGTCGGCGGAACTGGCGAACGCCGTTCATGGCTTGCGTCCCGATGACGTGAGCAAGGCGCAGCGCGGCTATCGTCTGCGCGAAGGCGGCTCGAAGTAA
- a CDS encoding DsbC family protein: MKKHIRIAALALAVATIGLGCSAQADQTTDKLKSTLQARLSEASIKSVSKSPIDGLYEVNLGSQIIYSDASGDHLILGDMVDSKTRKNLTEARLSETNRIDFASLPFANAVKVVKGNGSRKIAVFSDPNCPYCKQLETTLKSMDNITVYTFLYPVLSPDSTVKSKSIWCSADRAKAWESWMQDHRAPTAPGTCDTAAIDKNLALGQSMNVSGTPTVFLADGRRLPGAVPADELDKALSSVR, encoded by the coding sequence ATGAAGAAACATATCCGTATCGCCGCGCTGGCGCTGGCCGTCGCGACCATCGGCCTCGGCTGTTCGGCACAGGCCGACCAGACCACCGACAAGCTCAAGTCGACGCTGCAAGCGCGTCTGAGCGAAGCGTCGATCAAGAGCGTGTCGAAGTCGCCCATCGACGGTCTGTACGAAGTGAACCTCGGCTCGCAGATCATCTACAGCGACGCGTCGGGCGATCATCTGATTCTCGGCGACATGGTCGACTCGAAGACGCGCAAGAATCTGACTGAAGCGCGTCTGTCCGAAACCAACCGCATCGATTTCGCGAGCCTGCCGTTCGCGAACGCGGTGAAAGTGGTGAAGGGCAATGGCAGCCGCAAGATCGCCGTGTTCTCCGATCCGAACTGCCCGTACTGCAAGCAGCTTGAAACGACGCTGAAGTCGATGGACAACATCACCGTCTACACCTTCCTGTACCCGGTGCTGTCGCCGGATTCGACGGTGAAGTCGAAGTCGATCTGGTGTTCCGCCGACCGCGCGAAGGCGTGGGAATCGTGGATGCAGGATCACCGCGCGCCGACCGCGCCGGGCACCTGCGACACGGCCGCGATCGACAAGAATCTCGCGCTCGGCCAGTCGATGAACGTGAGCGGCACGCCGACGGTGTTCCTCGCTGATGGCCGCCGCCTGCCGGGCGCCGTTCCTGCAGACGAACTGGACAAGGCGTTGTCGTCGGTACGCTGA
- a CDS encoding UbiH/UbiF family hydroxylase — MNAHHQSFDVAVIGGGLVGKTAALALTQSGLRVALLAQHCQPLAADAVFDSRVYALSASSQALLERLRVWQALDASRLAPVYDMRVYGDAHAELHFSAFQASVPQLAWIAESSLIEHALDAALRFQPNLTWIETRAQGLDVKTGGATIGLANGNVLEADLVVGADGAHSWVRAQIGSKANRRDYRQTGVVANFKAERPHGETAYQWFRDGEIIALLPLPNGHVSLVWSALTDHANTLVKLDPAQLAAEVERATMGALGALECVTPAQGFPLALQTVDKLVAPRVALVGDAAHLIHPLAGQGMNLGLRDVASLVDVIAKKEAFRDIGDMVLLRRYERSRSEDIRALTIATDGLQKLFGLPGNIARAVRNTGMAFVGAQPLIKRWLVSAALG, encoded by the coding sequence ATGAATGCTCACCATCAGTCCTTCGACGTCGCCGTGATCGGCGGCGGGCTCGTCGGCAAGACGGCGGCGCTCGCGCTGACGCAGAGCGGCCTGCGCGTCGCGCTGCTCGCACAGCACTGTCAGCCGCTAGCCGCCGACGCCGTATTCGACTCGCGCGTCTACGCGCTGTCCGCGAGTTCGCAGGCGCTGCTCGAACGTCTGCGTGTGTGGCAGGCGCTCGATGCGTCGCGGCTTGCGCCCGTGTACGACATGCGGGTCTACGGCGACGCTCACGCCGAACTGCATTTTTCGGCGTTCCAGGCGTCCGTGCCGCAGCTCGCGTGGATCGCGGAATCGTCGCTGATCGAACATGCGCTCGACGCCGCGCTGCGTTTCCAGCCCAACCTCACGTGGATCGAAACCCGCGCGCAGGGGCTCGACGTGAAAACGGGCGGCGCGACGATCGGCCTCGCGAACGGTAACGTGCTCGAAGCCGATCTCGTGGTCGGCGCAGACGGCGCGCATTCGTGGGTGCGTGCGCAGATCGGCTCGAAGGCGAACCGGCGCGACTACCGGCAGACGGGCGTCGTCGCGAACTTCAAGGCGGAGCGTCCGCACGGCGAGACGGCGTATCAGTGGTTCCGCGACGGCGAGATCATCGCGTTGCTGCCGCTGCCGAACGGTCACGTGTCGCTCGTCTGGTCGGCGCTGACGGACCACGCGAACACGCTCGTCAAGCTCGATCCCGCGCAACTCGCCGCGGAAGTCGAGCGTGCGACGATGGGTGCGCTCGGCGCGCTTGAATGCGTGACGCCCGCGCAAGGCTTTCCGCTCGCGCTGCAAACCGTCGACAAGCTGGTCGCGCCGCGCGTCGCACTGGTCGGCGATGCCGCGCATCTGATTCATCCGCTCGCCGGTCAGGGCATGAATCTGGGCTTGCGCGACGTGGCGTCGCTGGTCGATGTGATCGCGAAAAAAGAGGCGTTCCGCGATATCGGCGATATGGTGCTGTTGCGTCGCTACGAGCGTTCGCGCAGCGAGGACATCCGCGCGCTGACCATTGCCACCGACGGCCTGCAAAAGCTCTTCGGGCTGCCCGGCAATATCGCGCGTGCGGTCCGCAACACGGGCATGGCGTTCGTCGGCGCGCAGCCGCTGATCAAGCGTTGGCTGGTGTCGGCGGCGCTGGGCTGA
- the ychF gene encoding redox-regulated ATPase YchF has translation MSLKCGIVGLPNVGKSTLFNALTKAGIAAENYPFCTIEPNVGVVEVPDARLKALSEIVKPERIVPAVVEFVDIAGLVAGASKGEGLGNQFLANIRETDAITHVVRCFEDENVIHVAGKVDPVSDIEVINTELALADLATVEKALTRYSKAAKSGNDKEAVKLAAVLEKVRVQLDQAKPVRGLDLTEEERLLIKPFCLITAKPAMYVANVKEDGFENNPHLDAVRNYAETEKAPVVAVCAAIEAEIADLADEDKEVFLADMGMDEPGLNRVIRAGFKLLGLQTYFTAGVKEVRAWTIHIGDTAPQAAGAIHTDFERGFIRAQTIGFDDYITYKGEQGAKEAGKMRAEGKEYVVHDGDVMNFLFNV, from the coding sequence ATGAGCCTCAAATGCGGCATCGTCGGCCTGCCTAACGTCGGCAAGTCCACCCTGTTCAACGCGCTGACCAAGGCGGGCATCGCCGCCGAAAACTATCCCTTCTGCACGATCGAGCCGAACGTCGGCGTGGTCGAAGTGCCGGACGCGCGCCTGAAGGCGCTCTCCGAAATCGTCAAGCCGGAGCGCATCGTGCCTGCCGTCGTCGAATTCGTCGACATCGCGGGTCTCGTCGCGGGCGCGAGCAAGGGCGAAGGCCTCGGCAATCAGTTCCTCGCGAATATCCGCGAAACCGACGCGATCACGCACGTCGTGCGCTGCTTCGAAGACGAGAACGTGATTCACGTTGCAGGCAAGGTCGATCCCGTGTCGGATATTGAAGTCATCAACACGGAACTGGCGCTCGCTGACCTCGCGACGGTCGAAAAGGCGCTCACGCGTTACTCGAAGGCCGCGAAGTCCGGCAACGACAAGGAAGCCGTGAAGCTCGCCGCCGTGCTGGAAAAGGTCCGCGTGCAGCTCGATCAGGCCAAGCCGGTGCGCGGTCTGGATCTGACGGAAGAAGAGCGTCTGCTGATCAAGCCGTTCTGCCTCATTACGGCCAAGCCGGCGATGTACGTCGCGAACGTCAAGGAAGACGGCTTCGAGAACAATCCGCATCTGGACGCCGTGCGCAACTATGCGGAAACGGAAAAGGCGCCCGTGGTCGCGGTGTGCGCAGCGATCGAAGCGGAAATCGCCGATCTCGCCGATGAAGACAAGGAAGTGTTCCTCGCCGACATGGGCATGGACGAGCCGGGCCTGAACCGCGTGATCCGCGCGGGCTTCAAACTGCTCGGCCTGCAGACGTACTTCACGGCAGGCGTGAAGGAAGTGCGTGCATGGACGATCCATATCGGCGATACCGCGCCGCAGGCGGCTGGCGCGATTCACACGGACTTCGAACGCGGCTTCATCCGCGCGCAGACGATCGGCTTCGACGACTACATCACGTACAAGGGTGAGCAAGGCGCGAAGGAAGCGGGCAAGATGCGCGCCGAAGGGAAGGAATACGTCGTGCATGATGGCGACGTGATGAACTTTTTGTTCAACGTCTGA
- the ugpA gene encoding sn-glycerol-3-phosphate ABC transporter permease UgpA: MDKRSRFGTSFLPYLLVAPQLIITLLFFLLPAGEALWQSTQTQDAFGTSSEFVGFSNFRQLFADPLYLSSFETTLIFCALVTVCGLVISLLLAACADRVTRGAKAYQTLLIWPYAVAPAIAAVLWSFLFNPSIGLVTYSLGKAGIVWNHALNPGQAMFLVVLASIWKQVSYNFLFFYAGLQAIPRSLIEAAAIDGAGPVRRFFGIALPLLSPTTFFLLVVNLVYAFFDTFPIIDAATGGGPAQATRTLIYKIFAEGFQGLDIGSSGAQSVVLMLIVVGLTVVQFRFIERRVQYS, from the coding sequence ATGGACAAGCGCTCCCGCTTCGGCACCAGTTTCCTGCCCTATCTGCTCGTCGCGCCGCAGCTCATCATTACGCTGCTGTTCTTTCTGCTGCCCGCGGGCGAAGCGCTCTGGCAATCGACGCAGACACAGGACGCATTCGGCACGTCGAGCGAATTCGTAGGTTTCAGCAATTTCAGGCAGCTTTTCGCCGATCCGCTGTACCTGTCGTCGTTCGAAACGACGCTGATCTTCTGCGCGCTCGTCACCGTGTGCGGTCTCGTGATTTCACTGCTGCTCGCGGCGTGCGCCGATCGCGTGACGCGCGGAGCGAAGGCCTATCAGACGCTGCTGATCTGGCCGTACGCAGTTGCGCCCGCGATCGCTGCCGTGTTGTGGTCGTTCCTGTTCAATCCGAGCATCGGACTCGTGACGTACTCGCTCGGCAAGGCCGGGATCGTGTGGAATCACGCGTTGAACCCGGGGCAGGCGATGTTCCTGGTCGTGCTCGCCTCGATCTGGAAGCAGGTCAGCTACAACTTCCTGTTCTTCTACGCGGGCTTGCAGGCGATTCCGCGCTCGCTGATCGAAGCGGCCGCTATCGACGGCGCCGGTCCTGTGCGCCGTTTCTTCGGCATCGCGCTGCCGCTGCTGTCGCCGACGACGTTCTTTCTGCTCGTCGTCAATCTCGTCTACGCGTTCTTCGACACCTTCCCGATCATCGACGCCGCAACGGGCGGCGGTCCCGCTCAAGCGACGCGCACGCTGATCTACAAGATTTTCGCCGAAGGCTTCCAGGGACTCGACATCGGCAGTTCGGGCGCGCAGTCGGTCGTGCTGATGCTGATCGTCGTCGGGCTGACCGTCGTGCAGTTCCGTTTCATCGAGCGGAGGGTTCAATACTCATGA
- the ugpB gene encoding sn-glycerol-3-phosphate ABC transporter substrate-binding protein UgpB, translated as MHCKPFIRSLSVAAVLTFGVYQSAQAATEIQFWHAMEAALGERLNTIANDFNASQSDYKIVPVFKGTYDQTLAAGIAAYRSGNAPAILQVYEVGTATMMQAKKAVVPVSDVFKQAGMTLDDKAFVPTIASYYSDSKTGHLISMPFNSSTPVLYYNKDAFKKAGLDPNTPPKTWAELEQDAQKLKAAGMSCGYSSGWQSWIQLENYGAWHGAPFATENNGFDGADAKLEFNKPLQIAHISFLQKMAKEGTFTYAGRKDEPVSKFYSGDCGIITNSSGSLATIRKYAKFNFGTGMMPYDANVKGAPQNAIIGGASLWVLSGKDPAVYKGVAKFLAYLSSPPVAAKWHQDTGYLPVTTAAYELTQQQGFYEKNPGSDTAIKQMLNKPPLPYTKGLRLGNMPQIRTIIDEELEQVWADKKTPKDALDSSVSRGDELLRRFEKAGS; from the coding sequence ATGCATTGCAAGCCGTTCATCCGTTCGCTATCCGTCGCCGCCGTACTCACCTTCGGCGTCTACCAAAGCGCACAGGCCGCCACCGAAATCCAGTTCTGGCACGCGATGGAAGCCGCGCTCGGCGAGCGCCTGAACACGATCGCCAACGACTTCAATGCCTCGCAGAGCGATTACAAGATCGTTCCCGTCTTTAAGGGCACCTACGACCAGACGCTCGCAGCGGGCATTGCCGCGTATCGCAGCGGCAACGCGCCCGCGATCCTGCAGGTCTACGAAGTGGGCACCGCGACGATGATGCAGGCGAAAAAGGCCGTCGTCCCCGTCTCCGATGTGTTCAAGCAGGCAGGCATGACGCTCGACGACAAGGCGTTCGTGCCGACCATCGCCAGCTATTACAGCGACTCGAAGACGGGCCACCTGATCTCGATGCCGTTCAACAGCTCGACGCCCGTCCTCTACTACAACAAGGACGCGTTCAAAAAAGCGGGCCTCGATCCGAACACGCCGCCGAAGACCTGGGCCGAACTCGAACAGGATGCGCAAAAGCTGAAGGCAGCGGGCATGTCGTGCGGTTATTCGTCGGGCTGGCAAAGCTGGATTCAGCTCGAGAACTACGGCGCGTGGCACGGCGCGCCGTTCGCGACGGAGAACAACGGGTTCGACGGCGCCGATGCGAAGCTCGAATTCAACAAGCCGCTGCAGATCGCGCACATCAGCTTCCTGCAGAAGATGGCCAAGGAAGGCACGTTCACCTATGCAGGCCGCAAGGACGAACCGGTCTCCAAGTTCTATAGCGGCGACTGCGGGATCATCACGAATTCGTCGGGCTCGCTCGCGACGATCCGCAAGTACGCGAAGTTCAATTTCGGCACGGGCATGATGCCGTACGACGCGAACGTGAAGGGTGCGCCGCAGAACGCGATCATCGGCGGCGCGAGCCTGTGGGTGTTGTCGGGCAAGGATCCCGCCGTCTATAAGGGCGTCGCGAAGTTCCTCGCGTATCTGAGTTCGCCGCCAGTCGCCGCGAAGTGGCATCAGGACACGGGTTATCTGCCTGTCACCACGGCCGCCTACGAGTTGACCCAGCAGCAAGGCTTCTACGAGAAGAATCCTGGCAGTGACACGGCCATCAAGCAGATGCTCAACAAACCGCCTCTGCCGTACACGAAGGGCCTGCGTCTGGGCAACATGCCGCAGATCCGCACGATCATCGACGAAGAACTCGAACAGGTCTGGGCCGACAAGAAGACGCCGAAAGACGCGCTCGATTCGTCGGTGTCGCGCGGCGACGAACTGCTGCGCCGCTTCGAGAAAGCGGGTAGCTAA
- a CDS encoding M61 family metallopeptidase has translation MKPIRYAIVPKQPAAHLFEVTVTVAEPDPAGQRFMLPVWIPGSYMVREFARNIVTLRAFNDAGRKVRVEKTDKHAWQAAPVKGALTLRYEVYAWDMSVRAAHLDDTTGFFNGTSVFLSPLGFEDAPCVVDIQKPAGPQFRNWRVATALTEARGTKRYGFGEYSAQNYDELIDHPVTLGEFELATFKAHGVPHDIVIAGRVVGLDMVRLSADLQRVCEAQIALFEPRAKKAPMDRYVFMTQAVTDGYGGLEHRASTALICNRADLPVTGRDETTDGYRTYLGLCSHEYFHTWNVKRIKPATFAPYDLTQENYTTLLWLFEGFTSYYDDLMLVRSGLIKDTDYFTLLGKTIGGVLRGSGRLKQTVAESSFDAWVKYYRQDENASNAIVSYYTKGSLVALAFDLTIRAQTQNRKSLDDVMRLLWQRYGRDFYKGKGQGIEESDVEALFAEATGADLSDLFAEGVRGTRDLPLEALLAPFGVTVEPDVDPKGKPSLGARVRGGADCTLAAVHDGSAAQKAGLSAGDVLIAVDGLRVTGSNLDTLLSRYQPGAKVEVHAFRRDELRVAQVKLDGPEVSRYKLAANDKRASAVTARKRWLGK, from the coding sequence ATGAAGCCGATCCGCTACGCCATCGTTCCGAAGCAACCCGCCGCCCATCTCTTCGAAGTCACCGTCACGGTCGCCGAACCCGATCCGGCGGGCCAGCGCTTCATGTTGCCCGTGTGGATTCCGGGCAGCTACATGGTCCGCGAGTTCGCGCGCAACATCGTCACGCTGCGCGCGTTCAACGACGCGGGCCGCAAGGTGCGCGTCGAAAAAACCGACAAGCACGCGTGGCAGGCGGCGCCCGTCAAAGGCGCGCTGACGCTGCGCTACGAGGTGTATGCGTGGGACATGTCGGTACGCGCCGCGCATCTCGACGACACGACGGGCTTTTTCAACGGCACGAGCGTGTTTCTGTCGCCGCTCGGTTTCGAAGACGCGCCGTGCGTCGTCGATATCCAGAAGCCGGCGGGTCCGCAGTTCCGCAACTGGCGCGTCGCGACGGCGCTGACGGAAGCGCGCGGCACGAAGCGCTATGGCTTCGGCGAATACTCGGCGCAGAACTACGACGAACTGATCGATCATCCCGTCACGCTCGGCGAATTCGAACTCGCGACGTTCAAGGCGCACGGCGTGCCGCATGACATCGTGATTGCCGGACGCGTGGTCGGACTGGACATGGTGCGGCTGTCGGCGGATTTGCAGCGCGTGTGCGAAGCGCAGATCGCGCTGTTCGAGCCGCGCGCGAAGAAGGCGCCGATGGACCGCTACGTGTTCATGACGCAGGCCGTCACAGATGGCTACGGCGGGCTGGAGCATCGCGCGTCGACGGCGCTGATCTGCAACCGCGCGGATTTGCCCGTCACGGGCCGCGACGAAACGACGGACGGCTATCGCACGTATCTCGGTCTGTGCAGCCATGAATACTTCCACACGTGGAACGTGAAGCGCATCAAGCCGGCGACGTTCGCGCCGTACGATCTGACGCAAGAGAACTACACGACGCTGCTGTGGCTGTTCGAAGGCTTCACGTCGTATTACGACGATCTTATGCTGGTGCGCAGCGGTCTGATCAAGGACACCGACTACTTCACGCTGCTCGGCAAGACGATCGGCGGCGTGCTGCGCGGCAGCGGGCGTCTGAAGCAGACGGTCGCCGAAAGCTCGTTCGACGCATGGGTCAAGTACTACCGCCAGGACGAGAACGCGTCGAACGCGATCGTCAGCTATTACACGAAGGGCTCGCTCGTCGCGCTCGCGTTCGATCTGACGATTCGCGCGCAAACGCAGAACCGCAAATCGCTCGATGACGTGATGCGTCTGCTGTGGCAGCGCTACGGACGCGATTTCTACAAGGGCAAGGGACAGGGCATCGAAGAGTCCGACGTCGAGGCGCTGTTCGCCGAAGCGACGGGCGCCGATTTGTCCGATCTTTTCGCGGAAGGGGTGCGCGGCACGCGCGATCTGCCGCTCGAAGCGCTGCTCGCGCCGTTCGGCGTGACCGTCGAGCCGGACGTCGATCCGAAGGGCAAGCCGTCGCTCGGCGCGCGCGTGCGCGGCGGCGCGGATTGCACGCTGGCGGCGGTGCATGACGGCAGCGCGGCGCAGAAGGCCGGTCTGTCGGCCGGCGACGTGCTGATTGCCGTCGACGGCCTGCGCGTGACGGGCTCGAATCTCGACACGCTGCTGTCGCGCTATCAGCCGGGCGCGAAGGTCGAGGTGCATGCGTTCCGGCGCGACGAGCTGCGCGTCGCGCAGGTCAAGCTGGATGGCCCGGAAGTCTCGCGCTACAAGCTCGCCGCGAACGACAAGCGCGCGTCGGCCGTGACGGCGCGCAAGCGCTGGCTCGGCAAGTAA
- a CDS encoding uracil-DNA glycosylase: MNSAKRSRTPPTQPSLFTDDDTNAAAPTPTVDIQTLESQFEALPPAWRAHLKPFIDSDTYAPLCRFVDGERADGKTVYPADVFRALRLTSPDDVKVVILGQDPYHGEDRGTPQAHGLAFSVPPSVRPPPSLRNIFKEIAASLGYETPQHGCLDAWARQGVLLLNTVLTVERDRAASHAKRGWEKCTDTLIHELAMRHEGLVFMLWGAHAQAKRALLEGKSHCVLEAPHPSPLSAHRGFLGCRHFALANEFLETHGRQAIDWRLPETGEVFA; encoded by the coding sequence ATGAATTCCGCCAAACGCTCCCGCACTCCGCCGACGCAGCCGTCGCTCTTCACCGACGACGACACCAACGCCGCAGCTCCAACTCCAACTGTCGACATCCAGACGCTCGAATCGCAATTCGAAGCGTTGCCGCCAGCATGGCGCGCGCATCTGAAGCCGTTTATCGACAGCGACACGTACGCGCCGTTGTGCCGTTTCGTCGACGGCGAGCGTGCGGACGGCAAGACCGTCTATCCCGCCGACGTGTTCCGCGCGCTGCGCCTAACCAGCCCCGACGACGTCAAGGTCGTGATTCTCGGCCAGGATCCATATCACGGCGAAGATCGCGGCACGCCGCAGGCGCATGGACTCGCGTTCTCGGTGCCGCCTTCGGTGCGTCCGCCGCCGTCGCTGCGCAACATCTTCAAGGAAATCGCCGCGAGTCTCGGCTATGAAACGCCGCAGCACGGCTGCCTCGACGCCTGGGCGCGACAAGGCGTGCTGCTGCTCAACACGGTGCTGACGGTCGAACGCGATCGCGCGGCGAGCCACGCGAAACGCGGCTGGGAAAAATGCACCGACACGCTGATCCACGAACTCGCGATGCGTCACGAAGGGCTCGTGTTCATGCTGTGGGGCGCGCACGCGCAGGCCAAGCGTGCGCTGCTCGAAGGCAAGTCCCATTGCGTGCTGGAAGCGCCGCATCCTTCGCCGCTGTCAGCGCATCGAGGCTTTCTAGGATGCCGGCATTTCGCGCTCGCCAATGAGTTTCTCGAAACGCACGGCCGTCAGGCTATCGACTGGCGCTTGCCGGAAACGGGCGAAGTCTTCGCCTGA
- the trpC gene encoding indole-3-glycerol phosphate synthase TrpC yields MSDILDRIIGVKREEVRVAQQSAPLEELRLQASSRDLRDFVGAIRAKHEAGLAAVIAEVKKASPSKGVLRDNFVPADIARSYAKHGAACLSVLTDVQFFQGSAQYLEEARAACQLPVLRKDFIVDPYQILEARAMGADAILLIVAALETSQMQDLEAYAHSLGLAVLVEVHDKNELVEALTLKTPLIGVNNRNLRTFETSIDTTLGLLEMMPDDRIVVTESGILSRVDVERMRAMDVNSFLVGEAFMRAEEPGAELARMFF; encoded by the coding sequence ATGAGCGATATTCTCGACCGCATCATCGGCGTCAAGCGCGAAGAAGTGCGCGTCGCGCAGCAAAGCGCGCCGCTCGAAGAGCTGCGTCTGCAGGCATCCTCGCGCGATCTGCGCGATTTCGTCGGCGCGATCCGCGCGAAGCACGAAGCCGGTCTCGCGGCCGTAATCGCCGAGGTCAAGAAGGCGAGCCCGTCGAAAGGCGTGCTGCGCGACAACTTCGTCCCTGCCGACATCGCGCGCTCGTACGCGAAGCACGGCGCGGCGTGTCTGTCTGTGCTGACCGACGTGCAGTTCTTCCAGGGCAGCGCGCAGTACCTGGAAGAAGCGCGCGCCGCGTGCCAGTTGCCCGTGCTGCGCAAGGACTTCATCGTCGATCCGTATCAGATCCTCGAAGCGCGCGCGATGGGCGCGGACGCGATCCTGCTGATCGTCGCCGCGCTCGAAACCTCGCAGATGCAGGATCTCGAAGCGTATGCGCACTCGCTCGGTCTCGCGGTGCTCGTCGAAGTGCACGACAAGAACGAACTGGTCGAAGCCTTGACGCTGAAAACGCCGCTGATCGGCGTGAACAACCGCAATCTGCGCACGTTCGAAACGTCGATCGACACGACGCTCGGCCTGCTCGAGATGATGCCGGACGACCGGATCGTCGTGACGGAATCGGGCATCCTGTCGCGCGTCGACGTCGAGCGGATGCGCGCGATGGACGTGAACTCGTTCCTCGTCGGCGAGGCGTTCATGCGCGCGGAAGAGCCGGGCGCAGAACTTGCGCGAATGTTCTTCTGA
- a CDS encoding FMN-dependent NADH-azoreductase: MTTILQINSSARSQGAQSTLLANELTAKLQQSNPGAQVVVRNLHEDALPHLDDAILGAFFTPAEQRTAEQQAIAARSEALIAELQAADIVVIGAPLYNFGISSQLKTYFDFIARAGITFKYGANGPEGLVKGKKVFVVSARGGKYIGTPGDSQTPYLTTFLGFLGMTDVNFIYAEGLNMGPDAASAALAGAREAIAAA; this comes from the coding sequence ATGACCACGATCCTGCAAATCAACTCGTCGGCTCGCTCGCAAGGCGCTCAATCGACGCTGCTCGCCAACGAACTGACGGCAAAGCTGCAACAATCGAATCCGGGCGCGCAAGTCGTCGTCCGCAATCTGCACGAAGACGCGTTGCCGCACCTCGACGACGCGATTCTCGGCGCATTCTTCACGCCGGCAGAACAGCGCACGGCCGAACAGCAAGCGATTGCAGCGCGCAGCGAAGCGCTGATCGCCGAACTGCAAGCCGCCGACATCGTCGTGATCGGCGCACCGCTGTACAACTTCGGTATCTCGTCGCAACTGAAGACGTACTTCGACTTCATCGCTCGTGCCGGCATCACGTTCAAGTACGGCGCGAACGGTCCGGAAGGCCTCGTGAAGGGCAAGAAGGTATTCGTGGTTTCGGCCCGCGGCGGCAAGTACATCGGCACGCCGGGTGACTCGCAGACGCCTTACCTGACGACGTTCCTCGGCTTCCTCGGTATGACGGACGTGAACTTCATCTACGCGGAAGGCCTGAACATGGGCCCGGACGCAGCGAGCGCGGCACTGGCCGGCGCACGCGAAGCAATCGCCGCAGCGTAA
- the ugpE gene encoding sn-glycerol-3-phosphate ABC transporter permease UgpE, producing the protein MIENRRGFDIFCHVVLIIGVVLVVFPVYVAFCAATMNEHEVFSVPLSLVPSTQLFENIANIWTHGTGNAASPFGTMLLNSLVMALVIAIGKIAVSMISAFAIVFFRFPGRNVAFWLIFITLMLPVEVRIFPTVQVVSSMHLSNTYAGLTLPLIASATATFLFRQFFLTLPDELMEAARIDGAGPLRFFWDVVLPLSKTNLAALFVITFIYGWNQYLWPILITNQQSLTTAVVGIKSMIASGDTATEWHLVMAATLLAMLPPLVVVLAMQRWFVRGLVDAEK; encoded by the coding sequence ATGATCGAGAATCGCCGCGGCTTCGATATCTTCTGCCACGTCGTGTTGATAATCGGCGTGGTGCTGGTCGTGTTTCCTGTCTACGTCGCGTTCTGCGCGGCGACGATGAACGAGCACGAAGTGTTCAGCGTGCCGCTGTCGCTCGTGCCGAGCACGCAGCTGTTCGAAAACATCGCGAACATCTGGACGCACGGCACGGGCAACGCCGCGAGCCCGTTCGGCACGATGCTGCTCAACAGTCTCGTGATGGCTTTGGTGATTGCAATCGGCAAGATCGCAGTGTCGATGATCTCGGCATTTGCGATCGTGTTCTTCCGCTTTCCGGGCCGCAACGTCGCGTTCTGGCTGATCTTCATCACGCTGATGCTGCCCGTCGAAGTGCGCATCTTTCCGACGGTGCAGGTCGTGTCGTCGATGCACCTGAGCAACACATACGCCGGTCTCACGCTGCCGCTGATCGCGTCGGCGACGGCGACGTTCCTGTTTCGCCAGTTCTTCCTGACGCTGCCCGACGAACTGATGGAAGCGGCGCGCATCGATGGCGCGGGTCCGCTGCGTTTCTTCTGGGACGTCGTGTTGCCGCTGTCGAAGACGAATCTGGCGGCGCTCTTCGTGATCACGTTCATCTACGGCTGGAATCAGTACTTGTGGCCGATTTTGATCACGAACCAGCAGTCGCTGACGACGGCCGTGGTCGGCATCAAGAGCATGATCGCATCGGGCGATACCGCCACCGAATGGCATCTCGTGATGGCCGCGACGCTGCTCGCGATGCTGCCGCCGCTCGTCGTCGTGCTGGCGATGCAGCGCTGGTTCGTGCGCGGTCTGGTGGATGCGGAAAAATAA